GAACAGACAGATCATGAGCAGGGCTGTCACAAAATGCAGGGTCGAAGAGAACACTCTCTTTTTTTTCAGAGACCCAAGGGTGGCTACAAGAAAAGCAATTCCCAGAAGTGCCGAGGCCAGAGCCGCAATCACCAAAGGATCTTTTTGGATCATCATGTCTGCTCATCTCCGGTGTGTCAAGGACGTCTTTTGGGGGAAATCAGGTCCTTTCATTTTCAGGGTGGATGGGTTTCCCTCCGATGACCACCTGTTTCAATGGTGTGATTCCCGTGAGATAGCACAGATCCGCCGGTGTGTCCACATCCCAGATCACAAAATCCGCATCCTTTCCCCGTGCCAGACTGCCTTTGCAGTCTCCCAGGCCTAAGGCCGCGGCCCCGTGAAAGGTGGCCCCGGCCAGGGCTTGTTCACAGGTCAATCCGAATAGAAGACAGGCCATGTTGAGCACCGGCAACATGCTGAAAACCGGACTGGACCCGGGATTGAGATCCGTGGCCACGGCCATGGGAACGGCCAGTTGTCTGAACGTTTCCACGGGCGGCACCCGGGTTTCTTTCAGATAATGAAACGCGCCGGGCAGCAGCACGGCCAAGGTGCCATGATCCGCCATTTTTTTTGCCCCCTCATCAGACAGGTATTCCAGATGATCGCAGGACAACGCCCCCATTTCCGCAGCCAGGGCCGCCCCGCTGGAATCCGACAATTGTTCGGCATGCAGTTTGATTGCAAACCCCAGATCTTTGGCTTTTTCAAACACCTGCCGGGTCTGTTCTCTGGAAAAAGCGATGTTTTCACAAAACACATCCACGCATGCGGCAATGCCCTGGTGTTTGACTTCAGGCAGCATCACATCCATGACCTGCCTGACATAGTCATCTGACCGGCCGGCAAATTCCAACGGCACGGCATGGGCCCCTAAAAACGTGGCTTCAATATGCTGGGGAAACGCCTGTTGAAGGCGGCCGGCCACAGCCAGCATTTTCAGTTCTGATTTCAGATCCAGGCCGTATCCGGATTTGATCTCCACTGTGGTGATGCCCTGGTTCAGAAAATGGGCCATGCGCCGGGATGCCAGATCAAACAGCGTGTCTTCATCCGCGGCCCGGGTGGCTTTGACTGTGGAGAAAATGCCTCCGCCGGCGTTTGCAATATCGGCATAGGATGCCCCGGCCAGGCGCATTTCAAATTCTTTTGCCCGGGACCCGGCCCAGATCAGGTGGGTGTGGCAGTCCACAAACCCGGGCAGGATCCACCGGTTTTGGCAGTCTGTCTTCCGGGCGGTGTCAGGAAGGGGGCCGGGCAGGGCATCCATGGGTCCGATCCAGGCGATTTTGTCACCTGCCACGGCCAGGGCCGCGGCTTCAATCATATTGTACCGGCCATGGGCCATGGTGGCCACACGGCAGTTTAAGAACAACTGGTCGACATTTTCAGGAAACGGGTTGTCATTTTCAGGAACGGTGGTCATGGATCACTCCTTTGCCGGATTACTTG
Above is a window of Desulfotignum balticum DSM 7044 DNA encoding:
- the hutI gene encoding imidazolonepropionase: MTTVPENDNPFPENVDQLFLNCRVATMAHGRYNMIEAAALAVAGDKIAWIGPMDALPGPLPDTARKTDCQNRWILPGFVDCHTHLIWAGSRAKEFEMRLAGASYADIANAGGGIFSTVKATRAADEDTLFDLASRRMAHFLNQGITTVEIKSGYGLDLKSELKMLAVAGRLQQAFPQHIEATFLGAHAVPLEFAGRSDDYVRQVMDVMLPEVKHQGIAACVDVFCENIAFSREQTRQVFEKAKDLGFAIKLHAEQLSDSSGAALAAEMGALSCDHLEYLSDEGAKKMADHGTLAVLLPGAFHYLKETRVPPVETFRQLAVPMAVATDLNPGSSPVFSMLPVLNMACLLFGLTCEQALAGATFHGAAALGLGDCKGSLARGKDADFVIWDVDTPADLCYLTGITPLKQVVIGGKPIHPENERT